Proteins from a genomic interval of Candidatus Dependentiae bacterium:
- a CDS encoding general secretion pathway protein GspK: MQKNSKASILIFTLIFLSMLAILTEQLVKSVLINYFFTSNQIKMHQARSLALGGINLAISQLIDEVKDKLQENNKEKEQKDKFKIFLQRILPNLNKKQIFKLTQDVDGINGEVGFCISCENGKLNINKIFDFEKKEFKENYKELLAGLEIKGKLKPGDILKNLTDFLNERKKNLNDISELIKIQGLSNIDLFYKPPAKNDNNKKNKKNLNADICLQDLFTTWTDDENIEFLFLSNSTLAVLGLRQPMSDDAVTFEKQFKNLIEFVTKNYSQNIIENWSYYSPIFGKDNKILNGFKSILSKEFGPKVYSVISYGKIDEVEQRLLVVLKEVEKQKKEKETESSLKTFQIVRMYWI, from the coding sequence ATGCAAAAAAATAGTAAAGCCTCAATTTTAATTTTTACATTAATATTTCTTTCTATGTTGGCTATTTTAACAGAACAATTGGTTAAATCTGTTTTAATAAATTATTTTTTTACTTCAAATCAGATAAAAATGCATCAAGCGAGATCTTTGGCGTTGGGTGGTATAAATTTAGCAATTTCTCAGTTGATTGATGAAGTAAAGGATAAGTTGCAAGAGAATAATAAAGAAAAAGAACAAAAAGATAAATTTAAAATTTTTTTGCAAAGAATTTTGCCAAATTTAAATAAAAAACAAATATTTAAATTGACGCAAGATGTTGATGGCATAAATGGAGAAGTTGGTTTTTGTATAAGTTGTGAAAATGGCAAATTAAATATTAATAAAATCTTTGATTTTGAAAAAAAAGAATTTAAAGAAAATTATAAAGAACTTTTGGCTGGGCTTGAAATAAAGGGAAAATTGAAGCCCGGAGATATTTTGAAAAACTTAACTGATTTTTTAAATGAGAGAAAAAAAAATTTAAATGATATTTCAGAACTTATTAAAATTCAGGGATTAAGTAATATTGATTTGTTTTATAAACCACCGGCAAAAAACGATAATAATAAAAAAAATAAAAAAAATTTAAATGCAGATATATGCTTGCAGGACTTATTCACAACTTGGACAGATGATGAAAATATTGAATTTTTATTTTTATCAAATTCAACTCTTGCTGTACTTGGTTTAAGGCAGCCTATGTCAGATGATGCTGTGACTTTTGAAAAACAATTTAAAAATTTGATAGAATTTGTAACGAAAAATTATTCGCAAAATATAATTGAAAATTGGAGTTATTATTCACCAATTTTTGGTAAGGATAATAAAATATTAAATGGTTTTAAATCTATTTTATCTAAAGAATTTGGTCCTAAGGTTTATTCTGTGATATCCTATGGAAAAATAGATGAAGTAGAACAAAGATTACTTGTAGTTTTAAAAGAGGTAGAAAAGCAAAAAAAAGAAAAAGAAACGGAGAGTTCTTTAAAAACTTTCCAAATTGTTAGGATGTATTGGATCTAA
- a CDS encoding prepilin-type N-terminal cleavage/methylation domain-containing protein, with amino-acid sequence MKKNKAFTLLEVIISLGISAFIIFGVMRIYLNLQNIIDKTYLNSKYNKKVYIFLNQIEKDISTMLAIDSHDEIDKKQDNKKENKKDEKKDNKNYLKTAVYDIESFKYMGKKYEIFKSLSFISTNSYEIYDEKNVKLVRVGYFLEKNKEKSVKDNIVYKLFRKETYDLNNIDFKSSDDFKDSKIRSFLIADNIKEFSIEYQLLKKEDKNKEINLFTWGQKDETKNLLPNYAFLVVSFWNDKLTESYFFTRLINIFSAQHFNETNAKEEKNMENGNKN; translated from the coding sequence ATGAAGAAAAATAAAGCATTTACATTATTGGAAGTTATAATTTCACTTGGAATTTCTGCATTTATTATATTCGGTGTGATGCGTATTTATTTAAACTTACAAAATATTATAGATAAAACTTATTTAAATTCGAAATATAACAAAAAAGTTTATATATTTTTAAATCAAATTGAAAAAGATATATCTACAATGCTGGCGATAGATTCTCATGATGAGATTGATAAAAAACAAGATAACAAAAAAGAAAATAAAAAAGACGAAAAAAAAGATAATAAAAATTATTTAAAAACAGCTGTATACGACATTGAATCATTTAAATATATGGGTAAAAAATATGAAATATTTAAAAGTTTAAGTTTTATTTCTACAAATTCCTATGAAATATATGATGAAAAAAATGTAAAATTGGTCCGTGTTGGATACTTTTTAGAAAAAAATAAAGAAAAAAGTGTAAAAGATAACATTGTTTATAAATTATTCAGAAAAGAAACATATGATTTGAATAATATTGATTTTAAATCATCTGACGATTTTAAAGATAGTAAAATTAGATCTTTTTTAATAGCAGATAACATAAAAGAATTTTCTATAGAATATCAATTGTTAAAAAAAGAAGATAAAAATAAAGAAATAAATCTTTTTACATGGGGACAAAAAGATGAAACAAAAAATTTACTTCCCAATTATGCTTTTTTAGTAGTATCTTTCTGGAACGATAAACTTACGGAAAGTTATTTTTTTACCAGATTGATAAATATATTTTCTGCGCAGCATTTTAATGAAACAAATGCAAAAGAAGAAAAAAATATGGAAAATGGGAATAAAAATTAA
- a CDS encoding protein kinase — translation MFFINTKKCNLFLFILINLFLLKTCFAGILGRNKEVKKCKKGNLTFARLTYKLCPNDVPLLDDEKKFNENQPKLFENEVNVINALNKTENNYIVKLIKSYDQTLSLDEEWADYDIIRFLNEKLEGNNDPIDINIKLQILIKVISAILYMHENGYVHRDIKPENVLIFGDDLKLCDFSTSKEIKKGQNFVEVDDLNGTLQYIAPNNVKDFIENKKSKNKNYNFYFADDIYAYGILMYTVLCCEYLCEESIKEKFQKFYKKNFYKKINFDSKNFDQAYFDCLVNYDFKPYMLEKKDIGEKIYNENLYDLIQRCCCFDWDNRPSANDVLEELIKIQEEVKNEIEELKKSEFSDRSSSSSDYFKLQRSYSDGF, via the coding sequence ATGTTTTTTATAAATACAAAAAAATGTAATTTATTTTTATTTATTTTAATTAATCTGTTTTTATTAAAAACCTGTTTTGCAGGTATTTTGGGTAGAAATAAAGAGGTTAAAAAATGTAAAAAAGGTAATTTAACATTTGCACGGCTTACTTATAAATTATGTCCGAATGATGTACCGCTTTTGGATGATGAAAAAAAATTTAATGAGAATCAGCCAAAATTATTTGAAAATGAAGTAAATGTTATTAATGCACTAAATAAAACTGAAAATAATTATATAGTTAAGCTAATAAAATCTTATGATCAAACGTTAAGTTTGGATGAAGAATGGGCAGATTATGATATTATCAGATTTTTAAATGAAAAACTTGAAGGAAACAATGATCCTATAGATATTAATATAAAACTACAAATATTAATAAAAGTTATTTCAGCAATTTTATATATGCATGAAAATGGATATGTTCATAGAGATATAAAACCTGAAAATGTTTTAATTTTTGGCGATGATTTAAAATTATGTGATTTTTCTACTTCTAAAGAAATTAAGAAAGGTCAGAATTTCGTTGAAGTTGACGATTTAAATGGGACTCTTCAATATATAGCGCCAAATAATGTTAAAGATTTTATTGAAAATAAAAAAAGTAAAAATAAAAATTATAATTTTTATTTTGCAGATGATATTTATGCATATGGAATTTTAATGTATACGGTTTTATGTTGTGAATATTTATGTGAAGAATCTATTAAAGAAAAATTTCAAAAATTTTACAAAAAAAATTTTTATAAAAAAATAAATTTTGATTCAAAAAATTTTGATCAAGCCTATTTTGATTGTTTAGTAAATTATGATTTCAAACCATATATGTTAGAAAAAAAAGATATTGGTGAAAAAATTTATAATGAAAATCTTTATGATTTAATACAAAGATGTTGTTGTTTTGATTGGGATAATAGACCAAGTGCAAATGATGTTTTAGAAGAATTAATTAAAATACAAGAAGAAGTAAAAAATGAAATTGAAGAATTGAAAAAATCAGAATTTTCAGATCGTTCAAGTTCTTCTAGTGATTATTTTAAATTACAACGTAGTTATTCCGATGGTTTTTAA
- a CDS encoding MCE family protein, translating to MRTETKVGIFIIIAVGIFIYLSINIGALRLDTAQYNIYKTYFDDTGGLDVKAPIKIAGVDVGWVDAIELLSDGKAEIVMRINKNIKLAKNAYALIGQEGLIGTKTLEIEPGDPQTGTLLPGSVLSIPGRAPTSVTDLLDQFKDIASSVQDIASSFKNVFASQKGEENLKQSLEGITKASNRIADFSEVLERTMRNNEDNINSTLLDVRNVMTNASQRAPSILKHLDETIPSIKDTSDRLRVAFADDTLPKVSSAFKSLESTSDQAKITFKEAEMVVEKINTGKGLIGKLVNEDETYDDIKKTIRGLKDYITKSQSMMVDVDMHSELCVDREWYSKGYFNLRLRPTQDYFYMLQLVSSDRGSITRDEDHREWFKKNETDEYDKINFDDLDYGTGDFGKALKAHDSLEFSDIKSKTRKRKYDMLFGFQFGKRFDRLALRIGMFENTFGMACDYYIPFKTDKIHWITSFEAFDFKGTNRLDDRRPHLRWLNKVFIMKNIYTAFGISDMIGKYSSAPFIGGGIRFGDDDLKYLLSSFPVGKLGR from the coding sequence GTGAGAACAGAAACTAAAGTTGGTATATTTATAATAATCGCCGTTGGTATTTTTATTTATTTAAGTATAAATATCGGCGCATTACGTTTGGATACGGCTCAGTATAATATTTATAAAACATATTTTGATGATACCGGAGGTCTTGATGTAAAAGCCCCAATTAAAATTGCAGGTGTTGATGTTGGTTGGGTTGATGCAATTGAACTTTTATCCGATGGTAAAGCTGAAATTGTAATGCGTATAAACAAAAATATAAAACTTGCAAAGAACGCATATGCCTTAATTGGCCAAGAGGGATTGATTGGTACAAAAACTCTTGAAATAGAACCGGGTGATCCTCAAACCGGAACATTATTACCGGGAAGCGTTTTGTCCATTCCGGGGAGAGCTCCTACAAGTGTTACCGATTTGCTGGACCAATTTAAAGATATTGCATCTTCAGTTCAAGATATAGCTTCTTCATTTAAAAATGTTTTTGCATCACAAAAAGGTGAAGAAAATTTAAAACAATCGCTAGAAGGTATTACAAAAGCTTCAAATCGAATAGCAGATTTTTCCGAGGTTCTTGAACGCACTATGCGTAATAATGAAGATAATATTAATTCGACATTATTGGATGTGCGAAATGTTATGACGAATGCTAGCCAAAGAGCTCCATCAATATTAAAACATTTGGATGAAACAATACCGTCTATAAAAGATACTTCAGATAGATTGAGAGTTGCATTTGCAGATGATACTTTACCAAAAGTAAGTTCGGCATTTAAAAGTTTGGAATCCACTTCGGATCAAGCCAAAATTACATTTAAAGAAGCTGAAATGGTTGTTGAAAAAATAAATACCGGTAAAGGACTTATTGGTAAATTGGTAAATGAAGATGAAACTTATGATGATATTAAAAAGACAATTCGCGGTCTAAAAGATTATATCACCAAGAGTCAGTCAATGATGGTTGATGTTGATATGCATTCTGAATTGTGTGTCGATAGAGAATGGTATTCAAAGGGTTATTTTAATTTAAGATTAAGACCTACTCAAGATTATTTTTATATGTTGCAGTTGGTTTCTTCCGATAGAGGTTCAATAACAAGAGATGAAGATCATAGGGAATGGTTTAAGAAAAATGAAACAGATGAATACGATAAAATTAATTTTGATGATTTAGATTACGGAACCGGTGATTTTGGAAAGGCATTAAAAGCTCACGATAGCTTGGAATTTTCTGATATAAAAAGTAAAACAAGAAAAAGAAAATACGATATGTTGTTCGGATTCCAATTTGGAAAACGCTTTGATCGTTTAGCCTTAAGAATTGGTATGTTTGAAAATACATTCGGTATGGCTTGCGATTATTATATACCTTTTAAAACGGACAAAATTCATTGGATAACATCTTTTGAAGCATTTGATTTTAAAGGAACAAACAGACTTGATGATCGACGTCCACATTTGAGATGGCTGAATAAAGTATTTATCATGAAAAATATTTATACTGCTTTTGGTATAAGTGATATGATTGGAAAATATTCATCAGCCCCATTTATTGGTGGTGGTATAAGATTCGGTGATGATGATTTGAAATATTTACTATCGTCATTTCCTGTTGGCAAACTTGGAAGATAA
- a CDS encoding prepilin-type N-terminal cleavage/methylation domain-containing protein — MNNKAFTLLEVIMALLILVSMVTIFTGVHFKMLTRSDKEKSFLDRVFIVQEENIKFVKNLEDKKKKREVKELENPEIKIVSNLVDIDKKSSLNNFLDNVKIIKTNGSWKEFGSNYNISFLTFARFKEDKK, encoded by the coding sequence ATGAATAATAAAGCTTTTACATTATTGGAAGTTATTATGGCTTTATTGATATTGGTTTCAATGGTAACTATTTTTACCGGAGTTCATTTTAAAATGCTTACAAGAAGCGATAAAGAAAAATCATTTCTAGATAGAGTGTTTATTGTTCAGGAAGAAAATATAAAATTTGTAAAAAATTTGGAAGATAAAAAAAAGAAAAGAGAAGTAAAAGAATTAGAAAATCCTGAAATAAAAATTGTTTCAAATTTGGTTGATATTGATAAAAAATCTTCATTAAATAATTTTTTGGATAATGTAAAAATTATTAAAACCAATGGTTCTTGGAAAGAATTCGGTAGTAATTACAATATTTCATTTTTAACATTTGCCAGATTTAAAGAAGATAAAAAGTAG
- a CDS encoding protein kinase codes for MSNFKKYLLLICLLNFSVFNFSFGMNWTDSNYIFKKPFEDDICSYSNRNKPNDGEYGKLISFGGEKNVYNYGIKDFLSEKLVSNKVLIKFKVLQDCDIVDDVQKSNYETERDFLLENKKNPNVINLIAYDDNNKILIEERWGWDLWDEFENIYNYTLLEKLEILIQIVEFLNYMHKNGYVYRDLKFENILIRFTEEFPKIKFVDFTSVCKGNIENRFVESSFCCGTYSYFSPNYFLETEQFKVNSKNKKIKFYFADDIYSFGILMWELLYAKDIQEFVINLDGINNKTLNNGSYVANKISNGWRPELNQNFLYDLVITEIFDEKICKQFSENFNKIIESCWAEDVNSRPTSEQLLYDLENIYKILNEIEY; via the coding sequence ATGAGCAATTTTAAAAAATATTTATTATTAATTTGTTTATTAAATTTCAGTGTGTTCAATTTTTCTTTTGGAATGAACTGGACGGATTCGAATTATATATTTAAAAAACCATTTGAAGATGATATATGTTCCTATTCTAATAGAAACAAACCTAATGATGGTGAGTATGGCAAATTAATTTCGTTTGGTGGAGAAAAAAATGTTTATAATTATGGTATAAAAGATTTTTTGAGTGAAAAATTAGTATCAAATAAGGTTTTAATTAAATTTAAAGTATTACAGGACTGTGATATTGTTGATGACGTTCAAAAAAGTAATTACGAAACCGAACGTGATTTTTTACTTGAGAATAAAAAAAATCCAAATGTTATAAATTTGATTGCCTATGATGATAATAATAAAATTTTAATAGAAGAGCGTTGGGGGTGGGATCTTTGGGATGAATTTGAAAATATTTATAATTATACGCTTTTAGAAAAACTTGAAATTTTGATTCAGATTGTAGAATTTTTAAATTATATGCATAAAAATGGATATGTTTATAGAGATTTAAAATTTGAAAATATATTAATTCGATTTACTGAAGAGTTTCCAAAAATAAAATTTGTAGATTTTACATCTGTTTGTAAAGGGAATATTGAAAATAGATTTGTTGAATCCTCTTTTTGTTGCGGTACCTATTCTTATTTTTCGCCCAATTATTTTTTAGAAACAGAACAATTTAAAGTTAATAGTAAAAATAAAAAAATAAAATTTTATTTTGCCGATGATATTTATTCATTTGGTATCTTGATGTGGGAGTTATTATATGCGAAGGATATTCAAGAATTTGTAATAAATTTGGATGGTATTAATAATAAAACTTTAAATAATGGTTCATATGTAGCAAATAAAATATCAAATGGCTGGAGACCGGAATTGAATCAAAATTTTTTATATGACTTAGTTATTACTGAAATATTTGATGAAAAAATTTGTAAACAATTTAGTGAAAATTTTAATAAAATTATTGAATCTTGTTGGGCTGAAGATGTTAATTCAAGGCCAACATCAGAACAATTATTGTATGATTTGGAAAATATTTATAAAATTTTAAATGAGATTGAATATTAG